In a genomic window of Hyphomonas sp.:
- a CDS encoding NADP-dependent oxidoreductase — translation MKLITLKTALESKPQASDFTMIDAPTPACPDGGVLARVVHLSLDPYVGSRLRGKHMGEAAPEPGRDPIPGAIVGQVLESRADGIREGDWVQSMEGGWQEIVALPAGHIRKLDPDQAPLASHAGVLGMPGLTAWAGMTQLAKVGDGDTVLVDAAAGPVGGTVGQIARIKGAKRVVGIAGGAEKCNIVTDTYGFDACIDYKQENWQDALKDALPEGLSVFFENVSAEMAMIALANAQTYARGILCGLAAAYHSPTAATHSLNMGTIIGKRAQMLGLVVYDFYPKWDEYVNEASDWINSGQLKFVEDRVEGLENAPDLFERLMNGKNRGKAVVTVSAE, via the coding sequence ATGAAACTGATCACTCTTAAAACTGCGCTTGAATCGAAACCCCAGGCCTCGGATTTCACGATGATCGACGCGCCGACACCGGCGTGTCCGGACGGTGGTGTGCTGGCACGGGTCGTCCATCTCTCGCTCGATCCGTATGTCGGGTCACGGCTGCGGGGAAAGCATATGGGCGAAGCTGCGCCGGAACCCGGCCGTGATCCGATCCCCGGTGCCATTGTGGGCCAAGTGCTGGAATCCCGCGCAGACGGCATTCGCGAGGGCGACTGGGTCCAGTCGATGGAAGGCGGCTGGCAGGAAATCGTGGCGCTGCCGGCCGGGCACATCCGCAAACTCGATCCGGACCAGGCCCCTCTGGCGTCACATGCCGGTGTGCTCGGAATGCCGGGACTGACGGCCTGGGCCGGCATGACCCAACTCGCCAAGGTGGGCGACGGAGATACGGTGCTGGTCGACGCCGCAGCGGGCCCGGTTGGTGGAACCGTGGGCCAGATCGCCCGGATCAAGGGCGCGAAGCGCGTTGTCGGAATCGCCGGCGGCGCCGAGAAATGCAATATCGTCACCGACACGTACGGGTTCGATGCCTGCATCGACTACAAACAGGAGAACTGGCAGGACGCCCTCAAGGACGCCTTGCCGGAAGGGCTGTCTGTGTTCTTCGAGAATGTGTCGGCCGAGATGGCGATGATCGCACTTGCCAATGCCCAGACCTATGCGCGCGGCATTCTGTGCGGTCTGGCTGCGGCCTATCACAGTCCCACCGCCGCGACGCACTCGCTCAACATGGGCACGATCATCGGCAAGCGCGCCCAGATGCTCGGGCTCGTCGTCTATGATTTTTATCCGAAGTGGGATGAGTATGTGAATGAGGCGAGTGACTGGATCAATAGCGGCCAGCTCAAATTCGTGGAGGATCGGGTTGAAGGTCTGGAGAATGCCCCTGACCTGTTCGAGCGCCTCATGAATGGCAAGAACCGCGGCAAGGCTGTCGTCACCGTCAGCGCGGAGTAG
- a CDS encoding DUF1330 domain-containing protein: MAIYQIVFCKIHDRDRFLPEYAIPTSKLVAKHGGEYVVRAPGLSCLEGDVDENTSVVISKWPDLQTLEAMWTSPEYETLKQLRRETSDAQIVVVEQPDT; encoded by the coding sequence ATGGCCATTTACCAGATCGTGTTCTGCAAGATCCATGATCGCGACCGGTTCCTTCCGGAATACGCCATTCCGACCAGCAAGCTCGTCGCAAAACATGGCGGGGAATATGTGGTGCGCGCGCCCGGACTGTCCTGTCTCGAAGGAGATGTCGACGAGAATACCAGCGTCGTCATCAGCAAGTGGCCGGACCTGCAGACGCTGGAGGCGATGTGGACCAGTCCGGAATATGAAACGCTCAAGCAGCTGCGCCGGGAAACGTCGGACGCGCAGATTGTCGTCGTCGAGCAGCCGGACACCTGA
- a CDS encoding efflux RND transporter periplasmic adaptor subunit, translating to MSVFGQRSRWVIAIIGVVAIGITAWFTRTGLANSSTPAYETIAASRGDLEVTISAAGTLTPKETVEVGAQVSGQLQELFVEAGDEVEKGQLLAQIDATIAENTVEAQRAQLDALQASRRQQLASLKLARADAERAAMLWDADAIAKADYEAAQAELEIAEGQLESINAQIAQQTSSLKADEANLEYTKIYAPISGTVVSLDASEGQTLNANQTAPLIMTLADLTVMTVEADVSEADVLRVHKGQEAWFTTLGDSEREWETSVRQILPTPEVVNDVVLYKALLDIANPDGILRSDMTAQVFFLLGRADDAIIVPVAALQSRPARPDSATGRPANRPNGDAATPGARPNGRGDALRAAREQYPDAEMGMVLKLNEAGEAVPQPVLIGLQTRSSAEILFGLSEGDEVVTGQVTLKPRQSSNRAQNGGRPPFGPPPA from the coding sequence ATGAGCGTTTTTGGACAGCGATCCAGGTGGGTCATCGCCATCATCGGTGTGGTCGCAATCGGCATTACGGCCTGGTTCACCCGGACCGGACTCGCAAATTCGTCGACTCCTGCCTACGAGACCATCGCGGCAAGCCGGGGTGATCTGGAAGTGACCATCTCTGCCGCCGGCACACTGACGCCCAAGGAAACGGTGGAAGTTGGTGCACAGGTGTCCGGGCAGTTGCAGGAGCTCTTTGTCGAAGCGGGTGACGAAGTCGAGAAAGGACAATTGCTCGCCCAGATCGATGCGACGATTGCCGAGAACACGGTTGAGGCGCAGCGCGCCCAGCTGGACGCACTTCAGGCCTCCAGACGCCAGCAACTGGCGTCTCTGAAACTTGCCCGCGCAGATGCTGAACGCGCCGCCATGTTGTGGGACGCGGATGCCATTGCGAAAGCAGACTATGAAGCGGCACAGGCCGAGCTGGAAATAGCGGAAGGCCAGCTGGAATCGATCAATGCACAGATCGCGCAGCAGACGTCGAGCCTCAAGGCCGACGAAGCCAATCTGGAATACACCAAGATTTATGCGCCAATTTCCGGCACGGTTGTTTCGCTCGATGCCTCTGAAGGGCAAACGCTGAATGCCAACCAGACAGCGCCGCTGATCATGACCTTGGCCGATCTGACCGTGATGACGGTCGAGGCGGACGTCTCCGAAGCCGACGTTCTGAGGGTCCATAAAGGGCAGGAGGCCTGGTTCACAACGCTCGGCGACTCCGAACGGGAATGGGAAACGTCTGTTCGCCAGATCCTCCCGACCCCGGAAGTCGTCAATGATGTTGTGCTCTACAAGGCCCTGCTGGATATCGCGAACCCGGACGGCATCCTGCGCAGTGACATGACGGCCCAGGTCTTCTTCCTGCTCGGGCGCGCCGACGACGCCATCATCGTCCCGGTCGCTGCCCTGCAATCCCGCCCGGCCAGACCCGACTCCGCGACCGGCAGGCCGGCAAATCGACCCAACGGCGACGCTGCGACGCCGGGGGCGCGTCCGAATGGACGCGGAGACGCCCTGCGAGCCGCGCGTGAACAGTATCCGGATGCCGAAATGGGCATGGTGCTGAAGCTGAACGAGGCCGGGGAGGCCGTTCCGCAACCTGTCCTCATCGGCCTGCAAACCCGGTCGAGTGCGGAAATCCTTTTCGGCTTGTCCGAAGGCGATGAAGTGGTCACCGGGCAGGTGACGCTGAAGCCGCGACAATCTTCCAATCGGGCGCAGAATGGCGGTCGTCCTCCCTTCGGTCCACCCCCGGCCTAG
- a CDS encoding autotransporter outer membrane beta-barrel domain-containing protein: MSTALPAWAVEIDESTTSPVVTSTANEGQPDDVTITEDGEIDLSGIEDSTAVTVDSDNSVTNEGDILAEDTDNVTAILVMTNTASTITHAGTISLDEDYDREDEDDDDDLDGPLAIGSNRIGIDVQAGGTLTGDIILDHGSSLIVEGNDSAGVIVGSALTGDYVQQGSISVLGDNARGLALEEGVDGDVLISGAITAQGQSASAVEIDGDISGNLTIESSIISTGFTSMSASNYLAPIYVDEDTDPVEERRDEDDLYDNLMGVSITGSLGKGLLINGAVDDFTSEEDEDDETKDTVDDFDENRASGRIYSYGSAPALSIAAASGQDLVLSGVEETVRDTTDDDEDEDYDEILATFSFDQGLINRGTIYASGLNIGFDATALSITGTDDGTGTVSIDGGILNTGAIQATAYEASATALILGPSTYIGALENTGSITATTYTLTDDAATAISISDDSVLNTIFNSGSISASSNGYGGIATAISDQGDTLREITNTGTISAQLLSDGREDEGLGSAVALDLSANISGVTFLQYEETPTEDITGDDEIDEDDIADPVLYGDVLFGRGDDAFHLLGGSLVGDVDFGSGDAIYEASDTYVYGNTSFTGDTLTFSAEGSEIEGDIDFGAASGTLAFLSDTLFTGNLTSSAHALDATVSGSELVLLEDTALQLASLSVLSGSSLDFEIDPQNLRSSPFISVSGTAALAGDTVIRPTLTSLVDGGFGVTLIEAGTLSYDEDTTELSTENVPWIYNVTLSTETAETDQLNLDFNLKTTDELNLDTNQSAAFASILNVAASDDDVGSSITQLTTEHDFLQAYNLLLPQRTDAATRYLASQANASVGALSDHLKFIRSSSHAGNGAWIQETYSHVAYDGSEDGPGYNGRGLGIALGYDWRVLGLDAVGVIGSMTDGKFEEDTGGQNPVTMKSLGIGLYASDQVGPVNLQAVGQIAKVDHASYREIDFADYYSEVSGTWTGQTVSASLIASTEFGTRAFRITPSVGLDYFQLDQDAYSETASNGLNLQVSDATTDRVTADAGLGFAYVWRGGADSTRTGPAYANYSQSSLDEPMVRAGLDIRYRTTLSSSPYEVQAGFVGYDDTFTLRATETFGDAATVGLSLLAGSNLLKVRFGVDGEFASDATAVSASAAVKLRF; encoded by the coding sequence ATGTCCACCGCATTGCCGGCCTGGGCCGTTGAAATCGATGAGAGCACGACCTCCCCCGTGGTGACCTCGACGGCAAATGAAGGACAGCCAGACGATGTCACGATCACCGAAGATGGCGAAATTGATCTGTCAGGTATTGAGGACAGCACAGCCGTCACTGTCGACTCCGACAATTCTGTCACCAATGAAGGCGACATTCTTGCCGAGGATACCGACAATGTGACCGCAATTTTGGTCATGACCAACACGGCCTCGACCATCACGCATGCTGGCACGATCAGCCTGGATGAGGATTATGACCGTGAGGACGAGGATGATGATGACGACCTCGACGGCCCTCTGGCGATCGGATCGAACCGGATCGGTATCGATGTACAAGCCGGCGGGACGCTGACCGGAGACATCATTCTCGATCACGGCTCCTCCCTGATCGTGGAAGGCAATGATTCCGCAGGTGTGATCGTCGGTTCAGCGCTGACCGGAGACTATGTCCAACAGGGGTCGATTTCCGTGCTGGGCGACAATGCGCGCGGGCTCGCGCTTGAAGAAGGCGTCGATGGCGATGTGCTGATCAGCGGCGCCATCACTGCGCAGGGCCAGAGCGCCTCCGCCGTGGAAATCGACGGCGACATTTCCGGGAACCTCACCATTGAGAGCTCCATCATCTCTACCGGTTTCACCAGCATGTCCGCCTCGAACTATCTGGCACCGATCTATGTCGACGAGGACACTGACCCGGTCGAGGAGCGCCGGGATGAGGATGACCTCTACGACAATCTCATGGGCGTCTCAATCACCGGAAGTCTCGGCAAGGGCCTTCTGATCAATGGGGCGGTCGATGATTTCACGTCTGAAGAGGACGAGGACGACGAGACCAAGGACACGGTGGATGATTTCGACGAAAATCGCGCATCGGGCCGCATCTACAGCTACGGATCGGCCCCCGCGCTGAGCATTGCCGCCGCATCCGGTCAGGATCTGGTCCTGTCCGGTGTAGAGGAAACCGTCCGGGATACGACGGATGATGACGAGGACGAGGATTATGACGAGATCCTCGCCACATTCTCCTTCGATCAAGGCCTTATCAATCGCGGAACAATTTATGCGAGCGGACTGAATATTGGTTTTGATGCCACTGCCCTGTCCATCACTGGCACGGATGACGGCACGGGCACGGTTTCGATTGATGGCGGGATACTGAATACGGGCGCAATCCAGGCGACCGCCTATGAAGCATCCGCCACCGCCCTGATCCTCGGCCCCTCCACATATATCGGTGCACTTGAGAACACGGGCTCCATCACCGCCACGACCTACACGCTGACAGATGATGCGGCCACGGCCATCAGCATCTCTGACGACAGCGTTCTGAACACGATCTTCAACAGCGGCTCAATCAGCGCATCGTCCAATGGGTATGGCGGGATCGCCACAGCAATTTCCGACCAGGGTGACACGCTCCGCGAAATCACAAACACTGGCACGATCTCTGCGCAGCTTCTGTCAGATGGCCGGGAAGACGAAGGCCTCGGATCGGCAGTGGCGCTGGACCTGTCGGCCAATATATCCGGCGTTACCTTCCTTCAATATGAAGAGACGCCTACGGAAGACATCACTGGAGATGACGAGATTGACGAGGACGATATTGCCGACCCGGTCCTCTATGGTGACGTTCTGTTCGGAAGGGGTGACGACGCCTTTCATCTGCTCGGCGGCAGTCTGGTCGGAGATGTGGACTTCGGATCGGGTGATGCGATCTACGAAGCGTCGGATACCTATGTCTATGGAAATACCAGCTTCACTGGCGATACGCTGACCTTCTCTGCAGAAGGAAGCGAGATCGAGGGAGACATCGATTTCGGCGCAGCCAGCGGAACGCTCGCCTTCCTGTCAGATACGCTGTTTACCGGTAACCTGACGAGCAGCGCCCACGCGCTCGACGCAACTGTCTCGGGCTCGGAACTTGTTCTCCTGGAAGACACAGCCCTTCAACTCGCCTCCCTGAGCGTGCTGAGCGGGTCCAGTCTCGATTTCGAAATTGACCCTCAGAATCTGCGGTCCTCGCCTTTCATATCGGTGTCCGGCACAGCTGCACTTGCCGGCGATACGGTCATCCGCCCGACCCTTACCTCGCTTGTGGATGGCGGATTCGGGGTCACCCTGATCGAGGCCGGCACCCTGTCTTATGATGAAGACACAACCGAATTGTCGACCGAAAACGTTCCGTGGATCTACAATGTCACGCTGTCCACCGAGACCGCCGAAACGGACCAGCTGAACCTTGATTTCAACCTGAAGACAACCGATGAACTCAATCTCGACACCAATCAGTCAGCAGCCTTTGCTTCCATCCTGAACGTTGCAGCCAGTGACGATGATGTCGGCTCTTCCATCACCCAGCTGACAACAGAACATGACTTCCTTCAGGCCTACAATTTGCTGCTGCCGCAACGCACCGATGCCGCAACGCGCTATCTCGCTTCGCAGGCAAACGCCTCGGTCGGGGCGCTTAGTGACCATCTGAAGTTCATTCGCAGCTCCAGTCATGCCGGGAACGGTGCCTGGATCCAGGAAACCTATTCGCATGTTGCCTATGATGGATCGGAAGATGGCCCCGGGTACAATGGTCGCGGTCTGGGCATAGCCCTCGGCTATGACTGGCGGGTGCTTGGCCTTGATGCCGTGGGCGTCATCGGGTCGATGACAGACGGCAAATTCGAAGAGGATACCGGGGGCCAAAACCCGGTCACGATGAAAAGCCTCGGCATCGGCCTCTATGCTTCGGATCAGGTCGGTCCGGTCAATCTCCAGGCGGTCGGACAGATCGCAAAGGTCGACCATGCCAGCTATCGCGAGATCGACTTTGCCGACTATTATTCGGAAGTCAGTGGCACCTGGACCGGCCAGACGGTGTCCGCCTCGCTGATCGCATCGACCGAATTCGGGACCCGTGCTTTCCGCATCACGCCTTCTGTTGGACTGGACTATTTCCAGCTGGACCAGGATGCCTATTCCGAGACCGCCTCCAATGGCCTGAATCTCCAGGTCAGCGATGCCACCACTGACCGGGTGACCGCAGATGCCGGACTGGGCTTTGCCTATGTCTGGCGCGGTGGTGCAGATTCGACCCGCACCGGTCCGGCCTATGCAAACTACAGTCAATCCAGCCTCGATGAACCCATGGTCCGGGCCGGGCTGGACATCAGGTACCGGACAACCCTGTCTTCTTCACCCTATGAAGTGCAGGCGGGGTTTGTTGGCTATGACGACACATTCACGCTGCGCGCCACCGAGACATTCGGGGACGCAGCCACTGTGGGCCTGTCCCTGCTGGCCGGGTCCAACTTGCTGAAAGTCAGGTTCGGTGTGGACGGCGAGTTTGCCAGCGACGCCACAGCCGTGTCGGCCAGCGCCGCCGTGAAGCTTCGCTTCTGA
- a CDS encoding alpha/beta fold hydrolase: MVETRRAYFDGPHGQIHAWIAGQARPGVLPLFCAHQSPKHGGEFSNFMKAAGQHRLVVAPDYPGYGMSDTPPDESDVTIEYYADAMWSVIDQMGHEKVDLFGNHTGSKVIAAMAMARPERVGSLVMISATILTPEEHRMFSDYFQPVPLDEAGTRFTTMWSRIVERRGPGATLEMMARSFAMNLMGGEAYEWGHHAAFAWWKEDETALRTLEHRITILNPADDLTECTRRAAPLLKNGQVIELPDWGYNFMDVWPEESAALVLSHLDSET; the protein is encoded by the coding sequence ATGGTGGAGACCCGGAGAGCCTATTTCGACGGTCCGCACGGCCAAATACATGCCTGGATCGCCGGACAGGCTCGCCCGGGCGTCCTTCCCCTGTTCTGCGCACACCAGAGCCCCAAACATGGGGGCGAATTCTCGAATTTCATGAAGGCCGCCGGGCAGCATCGACTGGTCGTGGCCCCCGACTATCCCGGCTACGGGATGTCCGACACGCCTCCCGATGAGTCGGACGTGACCATCGAATACTACGCCGACGCCATGTGGTCCGTGATCGATCAGATGGGCCATGAGAAGGTCGACCTGTTCGGAAACCACACCGGCTCGAAGGTGATCGCCGCCATGGCCATGGCACGCCCGGAACGGGTTGGCAGTCTGGTCATGATCTCGGCCACTATCCTGACGCCGGAGGAACACCGGATGTTCAGCGACTATTTCCAGCCTGTTCCGCTGGATGAGGCCGGCACGAGATTTACGACCATGTGGTCGCGGATTGTCGAACGGAGAGGCCCCGGCGCCACACTGGAAATGATGGCGCGGTCGTTTGCAATGAACTTGATGGGCGGCGAAGCCTATGAATGGGGCCATCATGCCGCCTTTGCATGGTGGAAAGAGGATGAGACCGCCCTGCGCACGCTGGAGCACCGGATCACCATCCTCAACCCGGCAGACGATCTGACCGAATGCACGCGCCGCGCCGCGCCCTTGCTGAAGAATGGCCAGGTGATCGAATTGCCGGACTGGGGCTACAATTTCATGGATGTCTGGCCGGAAGAGAGCGCTGCACTCGTCCTGTCACACCTGGACAGCGAAACCTAG
- a CDS encoding efflux transporter outer membrane subunit, with amino-acid sequence MTKTRLLSLSLALVLTGCATTQSSDVAGSSIVLPDAYERAAQTDQSLPDLGLWWSGFGDETLDHLVTRALQANHSLEAGLANVQAARAAVRVADSAALPTVSASGSASVDTESGLEDVSRSARLSASYQLDLFGGVSASRDAAEASLDSAEFAQRALELSVVSDLAANYFDLQAAYRQRQVATENLEIAERIFEIVRVRYDAGEISGFDLASQEAALANSRAQLPQIEQQILSLQTAIAILVGEVPQGFETPENDLYEAALPVPDAGLPSDLLLRRPDLLQAEADLRSAQANIQVARAAMLPSVDLGAGVTTLLRSLSDPTASLSAALSQTIFSGGALEAQLESARARRAALLSNYEAAILTSLREVEIALSAVETSARREEQLEVALNASRAALDSAELRYRVGTDDLTSLLSAQQTYYSATQSALEARRDRLAASIDLYVALGGGF; translated from the coding sequence ATGACCAAGACCCGCCTTCTTTCCTTGAGCCTCGCCCTTGTGCTGACCGGGTGCGCGACAACGCAGTCCAGCGACGTGGCGGGGTCCTCAATCGTGCTGCCGGACGCCTATGAGCGCGCAGCGCAGACTGACCAGTCCCTCCCGGATCTCGGGTTGTGGTGGTCCGGCTTCGGGGACGAGACTCTCGACCACCTGGTCACCCGCGCGCTTCAGGCCAATCACTCGCTCGAGGCCGGCCTCGCCAATGTGCAGGCGGCGCGGGCGGCGGTGCGCGTCGCGGATTCGGCAGCACTGCCAACGGTCTCGGCAAGCGGCAGCGCGTCCGTCGATACGGAGTCCGGGCTTGAGGACGTGTCTCGCAGCGCCCGTCTGTCCGCCAGCTACCAACTGGACCTGTTCGGCGGAGTCTCTGCGTCGCGGGATGCAGCCGAGGCCAGCCTGGACTCTGCGGAATTTGCCCAGCGCGCGCTGGAACTGAGCGTCGTGTCCGATCTGGCCGCAAACTATTTCGACCTGCAGGCCGCCTATCGGCAAAGGCAGGTGGCGACGGAAAACCTGGAAATCGCCGAACGCATCTTCGAGATCGTTCGGGTACGATATGATGCGGGTGAAATTTCCGGTTTCGATCTTGCCAGCCAGGAAGCTGCACTTGCCAATTCCCGCGCGCAGCTACCGCAGATCGAGCAGCAGATCCTGTCACTGCAGACAGCCATCGCGATCCTGGTCGGGGAAGTGCCGCAGGGATTCGAGACGCCGGAAAATGATCTCTATGAGGCGGCCCTGCCTGTGCCGGACGCGGGATTGCCATCCGACCTGCTGCTGCGCCGTCCGGACCTGCTGCAGGCCGAAGCCGATTTGAGATCGGCCCAGGCGAACATCCAGGTGGCACGCGCCGCCATGCTGCCCAGCGTCGACCTTGGCGCCGGCGTCACCACGCTGCTGAGGTCTCTTTCGGATCCGACCGCCAGCCTGTCAGCGGCGCTGTCGCAGACAATCTTTTCCGGCGGAGCGCTCGAGGCTCAGCTCGAAAGCGCCCGGGCCCGGCGTGCGGCATTACTCTCGAACTACGAGGCCGCCATTCTCACCTCGCTTCGCGAAGTGGAGATCGCCCTGTCCGCCGTCGAGACGAGTGCCCGGCGGGAAGAACAGCTGGAAGTCGCCCTGAATGCAAGCCGGGCCGCTCTGGACTCTGCCGAACTGCGATATCGTGTGGGAACGGATGATTTGACGAGCCTGCTGTCAGCTCAGCAGACCTACTACTCCGCGACCCAGAGCGCCCTGGAGGCTCGCCGCGACCGGCTGGCCGCCTCGATCGATCTCTATGTGGCGCTGGGGGGCGGGTTCTAG
- a CDS encoding MacB family efflux pump subunit, which yields MSEPLLHLQAITRVYGAGDAEVRALKGVDLTIREGEFVAIVGQSGSGKSTLMNIIGCLDRPTEGEYRIHGQDVSGMGPDALAALRRRTFGFVFQRYNLLANVSASENVEIPAVYAGVRQSERRKRAQELLERLGLGGREASRPGQLSGGQQQRVAVARALMNDAEVILADEPTGALDSGTSEELLELLEELHRAGRTVILITHDQHVAERADRTIEIRDGLIVSDTGTAEQTDRQFEARPVQSSPSFLLQVTESIKTAFRSLRANLFRTALTLLGVVIGVAAVVAMLAVGEGSQRDVMARFEDMGANLLFVQPGGDRGARMRGDAIATLTLEDAERLDELDNVLAAVPSRSGSATLRRGSDDHRGSVEGVSEDWLLANTRQLAYGSFFTEEDVDRRVGVVVLGTTTAGELFDNLSEAVGEYVFLAGAPFEVAGILEEEGASSFGRDQDDIALIPITTGMIRVFGSSYLSSITIAVEDTEIISETEDAANDLLLQRHGTQDFRIRNTASILESVQETQNSFSMLLGAVASISLLVGGIGVMNIMLVSVSERTREIGVRMATGARRSDILVQFIVEAVVVCALGGIIGILTGFGVCAVLANFGTSIAITPTPAILAFSTAFLTGFVFGFLPARNASRLDPVRALAAE from the coding sequence ATGAGTGAACCATTGCTGCATCTGCAGGCCATCACCCGCGTCTATGGCGCCGGCGATGCAGAGGTCCGTGCACTGAAGGGAGTCGATCTGACCATCCGCGAAGGAGAGTTCGTGGCGATTGTAGGTCAGTCGGGCTCTGGCAAGTCCACGCTGATGAACATCATTGGTTGCCTGGATCGGCCGACCGAAGGCGAGTACAGGATCCACGGACAGGACGTGTCCGGTATGGGCCCCGACGCCCTGGCTGCCCTGCGCCGGCGGACGTTCGGATTCGTGTTCCAGCGCTACAACCTGCTGGCCAATGTCAGCGCATCGGAGAATGTCGAAATCCCGGCCGTCTATGCCGGCGTGCGCCAGTCCGAGCGACGCAAGCGGGCGCAGGAGCTGTTGGAACGGCTTGGCCTCGGAGGACGCGAGGCAAGCCGGCCCGGCCAGTTGTCAGGTGGACAGCAGCAGCGCGTCGCTGTTGCCCGGGCCCTGATGAATGATGCCGAAGTAATCCTGGCGGACGAGCCTACGGGCGCGCTCGACTCAGGCACCAGTGAGGAATTGCTGGAACTGCTCGAAGAGCTGCATCGCGCCGGTCGCACCGTCATCCTCATCACTCACGACCAGCATGTGGCGGAGCGGGCAGACCGGACCATTGAGATCCGTGACGGCCTGATCGTGTCGGATACCGGCACCGCCGAGCAGACAGACCGGCAGTTTGAGGCACGTCCGGTGCAATCATCTCCGTCTTTCCTTCTGCAGGTAACGGAATCCATCAAGACCGCTTTTCGCTCACTTCGGGCGAATCTCTTCCGCACGGCACTCACGCTGCTGGGCGTGGTGATCGGGGTGGCTGCCGTGGTGGCCATGCTGGCTGTGGGCGAGGGAAGTCAGCGGGACGTCATGGCCCGGTTCGAGGACATGGGAGCGAACCTCCTGTTCGTCCAGCCAGGCGGGGATCGGGGCGCGCGCATGCGCGGGGATGCCATTGCCACACTGACCCTGGAAGACGCAGAGCGGCTGGATGAACTGGACAATGTCCTTGCAGCTGTGCCGTCCCGGTCGGGCTCGGCCACGCTGCGGCGAGGCAGCGACGATCATCGTGGCAGCGTCGAAGGCGTGTCGGAAGACTGGCTGCTCGCGAACACGCGGCAGCTCGCCTATGGCTCTTTCTTCACGGAAGAGGATGTGGACCGGCGTGTGGGCGTTGTGGTTCTGGGCACGACGACTGCCGGTGAATTGTTCGACAATCTGTCGGAGGCTGTTGGCGAATATGTCTTTCTTGCCGGTGCGCCGTTCGAAGTGGCCGGCATTCTCGAGGAAGAGGGCGCAAGCTCCTTCGGCCGCGACCAGGATGACATTGCCCTGATCCCGATCACGACTGGTATGATACGGGTCTTCGGGAGTTCCTATCTGTCCAGCATCACGATTGCGGTCGAGGATACCGAGATCATTTCGGAGACCGAAGACGCGGCCAATGACCTGCTCCTGCAGCGCCACGGAACACAGGATTTCCGGATCCGGAACACGGCCTCCATCCTTGAATCTGTTCAGGAGACACAGAATTCCTTCTCCATGCTGCTGGGCGCCGTCGCCTCGATCTCCCTTCTGGTTGGTGGGATTGGTGTCATGAACATCATGCTGGTGAGCGTATCGGAGCGCACCCGGGAGATCGGCGTGCGCATGGCCACCGGCGCACGGCGTTCCGACATTCTCGTGCAGTTCATCGTCGAAGCTGTGGTCGTGTGCGCGCTTGGCGGGATCATTGGTATCCTGACCGGATTTGGCGTCTGCGCGGTACTTGCCAATTTCGGAACCAGCATTGCGATCACGCCAACGCCCGCCATCCTGGCCTTTTCAACTGCCTTCCTGACCGGATTTGTGTTTGGCTTCCTGCCGGCGCGCAACGCGTCGCGCCTCGATCCGGTTCGGGCCCTCGCTGCGGAGTAG
- a CDS encoding REDY-like protein HapK — protein sequence MSQKIIALFNLKPGCSVEDYEAWAKAKDIPTVNGLKSVDSFEVFKATGLLGSDDKPPYQYIETIDVNDMDGFGGDVSTEQMQAIAAEFQGMTADLVFILTDKLG from the coding sequence ATGTCGCAGAAAATCATCGCATTGTTCAATTTGAAGCCGGGCTGTTCGGTCGAGGATTATGAAGCCTGGGCAAAGGCCAAGGACATTCCCACCGTCAATGGCCTGAAGTCGGTCGACTCCTTTGAAGTCTTCAAGGCGACCGGGCTTTTGGGCTCCGACGACAAGCCGCCCTATCAGTATATCGAGACCATCGATGTCAACGACATGGACGGTTTCGGCGGAGACGTCAGTACAGAACAGATGCAGGCCATTGCTGCGGAATTCCAGGGTATGACGGCTGACCTCGTCTTCATCCTGACGGACAAACTCGGATAG